Part of the Hydrogenimonas thermophila genome, AGTAGGAAAAAGCACGATTGCTAATTTTTTAGCTGAAAAGCTTGAAAATTCAGTGATTTTAAATTTAGATTTATACCAAGACGCAGAAGATTTTAACTCAAGTTATACTATAAATTTGAGCAAAAATCAAAAGATAGAAGAGATAAAAAATCAGAATGAATATGATTATATTGTAGTTGACGCAGGCGGGTTTGATGATGAGAGATTATCGAAAACGCAGATTGATTTATTTATATTTCCTACACGCACAGACTACAGAAGCATAAAAACGACAGTTGACAGTGCAACAACTATACTACAAAATAGCAAAAGTGTACTTAAAAATGTGATGTTTATATTTAATCAATATGAGAGTGAAAAAGAGCTAAATTCAGCAGTTGAAATTCTAAAAACAATTATTAATTTAAGTAATATTGTGGCAGACGATTTTTACTTTTTTGGAATTAAAAAAAGCAATGCAGTTAAGACAGCAATTGACAAAAAGATGAGCATAAAAGAGCTGATGAGTAGCAGTAAATTAGCAAGTCACACTTACAAAAGTTTTAATAATATGTTCGATGAATTAGCAAAAGAAGTAAAAGAGATCGTTGAAAATTAAAAGAAAAAGGGTAAGAGATGGGAAAGCTAAATATAAATTTAGGTAACAGAGAGATAAAGCCAGCAAAGAAGATTGAAAAAACGCATGCAAATTTAGAGCAGAAAAAAGAAAAAAAAGAGAGCGAAATTAAGCTTTATAAACAGAAAAAAAAGCCAAAAACTACTAAAATTTTAGGCTTTAG contains:
- a CDS encoding ParA family protein, coding for MKLLNNYNKNVKVITFYKVVTKRFNKEFGLRDCKTIAIMGFKGGVGKSTIANFLAEKLENSVILNLDLYQDAEDFNSSYTINLSKNQKIEEIKNQNEYDYIVVDAGGFDDERLSKTQIDLFIFPTRTDYRSIKTTVDSATTILQNSKSVLKNVMFIFNQYESEKELNSAVEILKTIINLSNIVADDFYFFGIKKSNAVKTAIDKKMSIKELMSSSKLASHTYKSFNNMFDELAKEVKEIVEN